In Pseudomonas glycinae, the DNA window TCAACCAGCGCGCTGATCTGCACCCGTTCGCTGCGGATAAACGCCAGGAAGGCGTGCGCCACCGGTGACAGCCGTTTGGCTTTGGCTTGCACCAGGCACCAGCTGCGAAACAGCGGTAACTCTTCGACCGGCAGCTCGACCAGGCCGCCGGTCGCCAGCTCCAGGTTCAGGGCGTGGCGCGTCAACAGCGCCAGGCCCAGACCCGCCACCACGCATTCACGCTGGGCTTCGGCTGACGCCACTTCCTGGGTCTGGGTGAAGTGCACGCGCTTCTCTTTGAAATACTCCTCGCAGGCCAGTCGCGTGCCCGAGCCGGGTTCGCGGATCAGCAAGGTATACGGTTCGAGATCCTGCAAGCGCAGCGGGCCCATGTGTGCCAACGGATGATCCGGACGCGCCACGGCGACGATCGGATTGTTGAGGAACGGCAGGAATTCCAGGCCCATGTCCTGCGGCACCATCGACATGATCACCAGATCATCGCGGTTGTCGGAGAGCCGGCGGATGACCTGGCCACGGTTGACCACCGTCAGTTGCAGGTTTACTTCGGGATGCTGGCGCTTGAATGCCGCGAACAGGTGCGGCACGAAGTATTTGGCGCTGGATTCCACCGCCAGCTTCAATTGGCCCTGCAGCGAGCCCTGCATGTCCGAGAGCTGCATGTCGAGGTTTTCCAGGCGGCCGAAAATGTCCCGGCTGGCGCGCTGAAGTGCTTCGGCCGCTTCGGTCATGTAGAGTTTTTTGCCGACGTAATCGAATAATGGCTGGCCGATCAGCTCTTCTAGCTGACGAATCTGTAGGCTGACGGCCGGTTGTGTGAGCGACATTTCGTCGGCTGCGCGGCTGTAGGAGCGCAAATCACACACTTCGTTGAAGATCTGCAATTGACGCAATGTCATACGCATCAAGGACTTACGCATTTTCTACCGACTCTGGCCATTGGCTGATGCGCTGACTATAAGTCTTTACTTATGTCTGACCCAATTTTTATTCATTTTTGTTAATCCCTTGGCAGCGCTAGTGTGGAGCCGAGACCAGATTGAAACATTTGGTCACGTGCCGACCTGGGTCTAGCAGGTCGTGGTGCCACCGGCTCAAGGGAACCTCCAAGTGATAACAAAGATCCTGATCGCCAACCGTGGTGAGATTGCCGTACGAATCGTGCGTGCCTGCGCCGAGATGGGCATCCGCTCGGTCGCGATCTATTCCGACGCCGACCGGCATGCCTTGCATGTCAAACGTGCGGACGAGGCCCACAGCATTGGTGCCGAGCCGCTGGCCGGTTACCTGAACCCGCGCAAGCTGGTGAACCTGGCCGTGGAAACCGGCTGCGATGCGCTGCACCCCGGCTACGGTTTCCTCTCGGAAAACGCCGAGCTGGCAGACATCTGCGCCGAACGCGGGATCAAATTCATCGGCCCGTCGGCGGAAGTCATCCGCCGCATGGGCGACAAGACCGAAGCGCGCCGCAGCATGATCAAGGCCGGTGTGCCGGTCACGCCGGGCACCGAAGGCAACGTCTCGGGCATCGAGGAAGCATTGAGCGAGGGCGACCGCATCGGTTACCCGGTGATGCTCAAGGCCACTTCCGGTGGTGGCGGTCGCGGTATCCGTCGCTGCAACAGCCGCGAAGAACTCGAACAGAACTTCCCTCGCGTCATTTCCGAAGCCACCAAGGCCTTCGGTTCGGCGGAAGTGTTCCTGGAAAAATGCATCGTCAATCCCAAGCACATCGAAGCGCAGATACTCGGCGACAGCTTCGGCAACGTCGTGCATCTGTTCGAACGTGACTGCTCGATCCAGCGCCGCAACCAGAAGCTGATCGAAATCGCCCCGAGCCCGCAACTGACCCCGGAACAGCGCGCCTACATCGGCGACCTGTCGGTGCGTGCGGCCAAGGCCGTGGGCTACGAGAACGCCGGCACCGTGGAGTTTTTGCTCGCCGAGGGCGAGGTGTACTTCATGGAGATGAACACCCGGGTGCAGGTGGAACACACCATCACCGAAGAAATCACCGGGATCGACATCGTCCGCGAACAGATCCGCATCGCCTCCGGCCTGCCGCTGTCGGTGAAGCAGGAAGACATTCAGCATCGCGGTTTTGCCCTGCAATTCCGGATCAACGCCGAAGACCCGAAGAACAACTTCCTGCCGAGCTTCGGCAAGATCACCCGTTACTACGCCCCCGGCGGACCTGGCGTGCGTACCGACACGGCGATCTACACCGGCTACACCATTCCACCGTTCTACGACTCGATGTGCCTGAAACTGGTGGTCTGGGCGCTGACCTGGGAAGAGGCCATGGACCGTGGTCTGCGCGCGCTCGACGACATGCGTCTGCAAGGCGTGAAGACCACCGCCGCGTACTACCAGGAAATCCTGCGCAACCCGGAATTCCGTAGCGGCCAGTTCAATACCAGCTTCGTCGAAAGCCACCCCGAACTGACCAACTACTCGATCAAGCGCAAACCCGAAGAGCTGGCCCTGGCCATCGCCGCCGCCATCGCCGCCCACGCAGGCCTGTGAGGAATACAAGAATGAGCAAGAAGATCTTTGTCACCGATACCATCCTGCGCGACGCTCACCAATCGCTGCTCGCCACCCGCATGCGCACCGAAGACATGCTGCCGATCTGCGACAAGCTCGACAAAGTCGGCTACTGGTCACTGGAATGCTGGGGCGGCGCAACCTTCGACGCCTGCGTACGTTTCCTGAAAGAAGACCCGTGGGAGCGCCTGCGCCAGCTGCGCGCCGCGCTGCCCAACACCCGTCTGCAAATGCTCCTGCGCGGGCAGAACCTGCTGGGCTACCGCCACTACAGCGATGACGTGGTCAAGGCGTTCGTCGCCAAGGCCGCGGTCAACGGCATCGACGTGTTCCGCATCTTCGACGCGATGAACGATGTGCGTAACCTGCGCGTGGCGATCGAAGCGGTGAAGGCTGCCGGTAAACATGCCCAAGGCACCATCGCCTACACCACCAGCCCGGTGCACACCATTGACGCGTTCGTCGCCCAGGCCAAGCAAATGGAAGCCATGGGTTGCGACTCGGTGGCGATCAAGGACATGGCCGGTCTGCTGACCCCATACGCGACCGGTGAACTGGTACGTGCACTGAAAGCCGAGCAGTCGCTGCCAGTGTTTATCCACTCCCACGACACCGCCGGCCTGGCAACCATGTGCCAGCTCAAGGCCATTGAAAACGGTGCCGACCACATCGACACCGCGATCTCCAGCTTCGCTTCGGGCACCAGTCACCCTGGCACCGAATCGATGGTTGCTGCGCTCAAAGGCACCGAGTTCGATACCGGTCTGAACCTGGAGCTGCTGCAGGAAATCGGCCTGTACTTCTACGCCGTGCGCAAGAAGTACCACCAGTTCGAAAGCGAATTCACCGCCGTCGATACCCGTGTTCAAGTCAACCAGGTGCCTGGCGGGATGATTTCCAACCTGGCCAACCAGTTGAAAGAGCAGGGCGCTCTCAACCGCATGGGCGAAGTGCTGGCGGAGATCCCGCGCGTACGTGAAGACCTCGGCTTCCCGCCGCTGGTGACCCCGACTTCGCAGATCGTCGGCACCCAGGCGTTCTTCAACGTGTTGGCCGGCGAGCGCTACAAGACCATCACCAACGAAGTGAAGCTTTACCTGCAAGGCGGCTACGGCAAGGCGCCGGGCACCGTGAACGAGAAGCTGCGTCGTCAGGCCATTGGCAGCGAAGAGGTGATCGACGTACGCCCGGCCGATCTGCTCAAGCCGGAAATGAC includes these proteins:
- a CDS encoding LysR family transcriptional regulator, which codes for MRKSLMRMTLRQLQIFNEVCDLRSYSRAADEMSLTQPAVSLQIRQLEELIGQPLFDYVGKKLYMTEAAEALQRASRDIFGRLENLDMQLSDMQGSLQGQLKLAVESSAKYFVPHLFAAFKRQHPEVNLQLTVVNRGQVIRRLSDNRDDLVIMSMVPQDMGLEFLPFLNNPIVAVARPDHPLAHMGPLRLQDLEPYTLLIREPGSGTRLACEEYFKEKRVHFTQTQEVASAEAQRECVVAGLGLALLTRHALNLELATGGLVELPVEELPLFRSWCLVQAKAKRLSPVAHAFLAFIRSERVQISALVERFDGKLPARPASS
- a CDS encoding acetyl-CoA carboxylase biotin carboxylase subunit, with product MITKILIANRGEIAVRIVRACAEMGIRSVAIYSDADRHALHVKRADEAHSIGAEPLAGYLNPRKLVNLAVETGCDALHPGYGFLSENAELADICAERGIKFIGPSAEVIRRMGDKTEARRSMIKAGVPVTPGTEGNVSGIEEALSEGDRIGYPVMLKATSGGGGRGIRRCNSREELEQNFPRVISEATKAFGSAEVFLEKCIVNPKHIEAQILGDSFGNVVHLFERDCSIQRRNQKLIEIAPSPQLTPEQRAYIGDLSVRAAKAVGYENAGTVEFLLAEGEVYFMEMNTRVQVEHTITEEITGIDIVREQIRIASGLPLSVKQEDIQHRGFALQFRINAEDPKNNFLPSFGKITRYYAPGGPGVRTDTAIYTGYTIPPFYDSMCLKLVVWALTWEEAMDRGLRALDDMRLQGVKTTAAYYQEILRNPEFRSGQFNTSFVESHPELTNYSIKRKPEELALAIAAAIAAHAGL
- the oadA gene encoding sodium-extruding oxaloacetate decarboxylase subunit alpha; amino-acid sequence: MSKKIFVTDTILRDAHQSLLATRMRTEDMLPICDKLDKVGYWSLECWGGATFDACVRFLKEDPWERLRQLRAALPNTRLQMLLRGQNLLGYRHYSDDVVKAFVAKAAVNGIDVFRIFDAMNDVRNLRVAIEAVKAAGKHAQGTIAYTTSPVHTIDAFVAQAKQMEAMGCDSVAIKDMAGLLTPYATGELVRALKAEQSLPVFIHSHDTAGLATMCQLKAIENGADHIDTAISSFASGTSHPGTESMVAALKGTEFDTGLNLELLQEIGLYFYAVRKKYHQFESEFTAVDTRVQVNQVPGGMISNLANQLKEQGALNRMGEVLAEIPRVREDLGFPPLVTPTSQIVGTQAFFNVLAGERYKTITNEVKLYLQGGYGKAPGTVNEKLRRQAIGSEEVIDVRPADLLKPEMTKLRADIGALAKSEEDVLTFAMFPDIGRKFLEERAAGTLTPEVLLPIPEAGKVASAGGEGVPTEFVIDVHGETYRVDITGVGVKAEGKRHFYLSIDGMPEEVVFEPLNEFVGGGSSKRKQASAPGHVSTTMPGNIVDVLVKEGDTVKAGQAVLITEAMKMETEVQAAIAGKVTAIHVAKGDRVNPGEILIEIEG